The Panicum virgatum strain AP13 chromosome 6K, P.virgatum_v5, whole genome shotgun sequence nucleotide sequence TCCGAACTCTGATTTAGAAGAACCCAAGTCCACTGACTTTATAAATATCactacaggcaagccccggtgcataattccagtattttaaattatgccaTTGTTTATatctatttacttgtgcatttaagttattggagttgaatcaaaaccttagatgcataatcctaggtatCTATTGAATGAACACTAGAACTGAGTCCgattagatgctatgctaataggactggtaaaagtcgaatgattgcctgtcactcgcgagctttataggagttgactgtttACATTCCTGCAGTCACTATAAGGACCACAGACGGGATTTGGTTACGACATTCATGGTTATATCCCGCCTGTGTAGATAAAtttgctaaggccgcagtgtgtggtagtgttgattaagcgtttgaaagtactagccacatgccgtgaaTTATGGATAAGCGGCAAgtctagtaactgatcggcccggcaagtggacataccttccactctcttagagataggaaagaAAATATAATGGAAGTTAAGTTATGTTGCAACAACCACGGGTGCAGAGAGGGTCGGgctctctgtagtcggggagagtggcgctGATCCACGAACCGGAACGAGAAGCAAActgttgcttgggagtgactcgtcaGTGCTCCAGGCGTGTGTattaggtttacccttgcaaggttggaaattcgattcagaatcgtccgtttttcgcggatattgagactgcttgatccctttgccacatagagtaagaagtgaaaccaagatgatactcaatcttgttggatgcaaataatttctctaccatatttgtatagataggtgcaaacctagaatggttaatgaaactagaacttgaaagctaaaatttaaaattaaggacatactctttgttgcttttcagcaaaagaaacctaGAACCTTTCTAAGCCTAGCATATCTAGATATGGTGTTGTTATATACCCTTTGTCGGgttagtcttgctgagtattagtatactcagtcttgcctgtgactttgttttcaggaatgACTAGTGAGGACCAAAACACTAGTATGATttggcctagtgttttaccttctggctggtctatggaatgAGAATCATCTCTGACCAGCTATGACTCggctgaatgatgtcatgttcggGCTTATCATGGCATCTACCTTTCGACGTTTGTTTATAGTCGTGTTTAACTTTTCCGCTACAGAACTTCTCTTTTACATTTAGTTACTGGTAAACCTCTTAAAAGTTCTTTGGAATAAGTTTGTAAAAGCTAGAACTTCAGCTTTCTAGTTTCAAACTCTGATGTAAATTACACCCCTtgtctatgtgatgtaaaatattgtggaatattgtatctctgactcgccttcgtgcgagaaatatacttgtgttacgatccgaTATCAAGTGATtatatcgggatgttacccgacagaccaatgaATATACCGGTGAAGGTGCGTTTGTATGTTTAGTGCACTCGAGCCGGTGTAATTtaaagtggttctgccacattaGGCTTAAAGATTCATTTCgtggtaatcagttagactgtgcaattaattatttttttaactatatttaatactccgtGCATGTGTGTGAATATTCGATATGACGGGTACTGTCGAAATTTTTTTGTGAACAAAACAGGACCTCCATGGTGTAGTGGATTTGAGTAGATTACACTATCCGGTGGAAGATGTCTTTACTACCCCCTTGCGTGTCGGCTGTACAGCTGCTTCGTTCTCACTCCCGTCCAATCCAACATTCGTAAAAATGGACAAAAGGATCATACGTATAGCGATTGGTTGACAGAGACTGATATCGTTGACGTCGGGCCACAAGCAAAATACTATCAGTCTAGATACAACGTCGCAACCACGACGGCAGGTAGTTCGCAACCACCCGCCGCCACGTTTGCTCCAATTTGCCATTTTTTCTAAAGCTTTTCAACGCTACAATAATTTTGAatatttgactactaattataaatattaaatataaataactGACAAAACTTATTTTATATCTTTCGATGTAATTGTGAAACTAGGCTTTTAAATCTATCTGAACCATGATTAGATAATATGATGCTCTAGTAAAcaatgaattaattagatttaataaatttgtctcgcgattttaTGTTCATCTTATTAGATCATATTTAGTCTATTTAATCTTTGATTGAAAATTGCTTCAGCTAATTAGGTCCAATTTTTTATAGATAATAACACACCGCAAGCAATTGATTCCGAGCGAGAATATCCACCGAGATATCCGCTTCCCAAAGCTGCCGGGGAGCAGCCGCGCGATCAGTGGCGGGCGCGTGCTGTGCTGCCCACGGCCATGGTGTCGCCCGCcacccccagcgccgccgccgccggctgctggcATTGCCGTCGCCACCTCGCCCTCCCGATGTCACTGCTCGTGCCATCATGCctcgcgctcctcctcgccgaGGCCGCCGGCATCCCAACGACGCTGGACGGCCCGTTCCCGCCGGCGACGCGCGCGTTCGACCGCGCGCTGCGGCAGGGCAGCGACGACGTCCCGCTCACGGACCCGCGCctggcgccgcgcgcgcggcccccggcgccggagcagatcgcgctcgccgcctccgccgacgcCGGCTCGCTCTGGGTCTCATGGGTCACGGGCCGCGCACAGGTCGGCTCCGACCTCACGCCgctcgaccccgccgccgtccgcagCGAGGTCTGGTACGGcgagcgcagcgccgccgccgccgcctcctaccCGCGCGTGGCCACCGGGTCCGCCGAGGTGTACAGCCAGCTGTACCCGTACCCGGGCCTGCTCAACTACACCTCCGGCGCCATCCACCACGTCCGCCTCCGCGGCCTGTGCCCGGCCACGCGCTACTACTACCGCTGCGGCGACAGCAGCCTCTCCGGCGGCCTCAGCGACGAGCGCTCCTTCACCACGCTTCCCGCCACCGGCGCTGGCTCCTACCCGCGCCGCGTCGCCGTGGTCGGCGACCTGGGCCTCACCGGGAACTCCACCGCCACCGTTGACCACCTGGCCCAGAACGACCCCTCTCTGGTCCTCATGGTCGGGGACATGACCTACGCCAACCAGTACCGCACCACCGGCGGCAAGGGGGTcccctgcttctcctgctccttccccGATGCCCCGATCCGGGAGTCCTACCAGCCAAGATGGGACGGATGGGGAAGGTGACTTCTTTTCTTGACTCAGTCCCAAATTAATTTCTTAATTGACGAATGCTTCGATTCTTGGATCAACTGCATTTGTTAATCGATTAGTTGTATTTTCTGTTGTTCTATGTGCGAAAAAGTAGCTCCAGTGGTCCTTTTTATAGTTACTAAATTGCTTATGCCTGCATGGGTTTAGATTCATGGAGCCGATTACATCGAAGATTCCACTGATGGTGATAGAGGGGAACCATGAGATTGAACCACAGGGGCATGGGGGCGAAGTGACGTTTGCATCATACTTGGCGCGATTCGCTGTTCCATCCGAGGAGTCTGGATCCAACACCAAATTTTACTACTCCTTCAACGCTGGTGGCATTCATTTTATCATGCTTGGTGCGTACGTGGACTACAACCGCACAGGTAACAATTCATTCACTACAATTTCATTCCCATTTGATTGTTGCTCAATAAAGTACACACATACAAGCAATGTACTATCAGACCCCATGGAGGGAAGTTCTCGATTACTGCTGTCTGCTGACAATGTAACATTTTGTTATGTGCATTGTCTGCAGGAGCTCAGTACTCATGGTTGGATAAGGATTTGCAGAGGGTTGATCGCAGAGTTACCCCTTGGGTTGTCGCTGCTTGGCATTCACCTTGGTATAACAGCTATTCTTCTCACTACCAGGAATTCGAGTGCATGAGGCAAGAaatggaagatctcttgtaccGACATCGAGTTGACATAGTATTCTCAGGACATGTAAGCATATCCATCTTCAAAGGCTTGATTCAAATGTTATTCTGCTTTTTCAGAATCAAGACTGTCAATGCAACTTACTATACTGGAAATCGGATGTTTGCCAATACCATCAGAAAACTTATATCCTTAATGTTTGGTTTCATGTCATGTAGCACTGATTGTTTCCCATTTCCACTAGAAGCTTCATTGTGGCTATATTAAGAATAACCCCAAGATTTAGTGAGATGCTCTGCTTACAGTACTATAGTTAAAATCTGCTTACAGTACTAGATTATTGCATTCTTGATTTTAATTGAGGTAACTGTGATCTTTGATTCTACATTCTTATGCTAAAGGTACATGCGTATGAAAGGATGAATCGAGTGTTCAACTACACATTGGATCCCTGTGGCCCACTTTACATCACCATTGGAGATGGCGGGAACATTGAGAAAATTGATATTGATCATGCAGATGACCCTGGGAAGTGCCCCTCACCGGGTGATAACCACCCTGAATTTGGTGGGGTCTGCCATCTGAACTTCACTTCTGGTCCCGCCAAGGGAAAATTTTGTTGGGACCGACAGCCAGAATGGAGTGCGTACAGGGAGAGCAGTTTTGGTCATGGGATCCTAGAGGTTACTCACTTAACATTAGTCTGTCAACTGTCTTTTTCTTCTATCATGCTGCAACTTCAGTCATCGTGTCACGCTTACTGCATATGCATTATTGCTTTGATCCTGATCATGAGTTGATATGCACAAGCAACTTCAGTTGTTGTATTGTATGATGCACTTTGTAATCTTTGACTTCTCACAGATATAATGTGTGGGTGGGTATACACATACAGGTTGTGAATTCAACATATGCCTTGTGGACATGGCACCGTAACCAGGATGCATACGGAGAGAACAGCTTGGGAGATCAAATATACATAGTTCGGCAGCCTGACAAATGCCTTCTGCAGTCTACGAGTGCGTCGTCACTCAATTGGTGATTCTATTTGGTGTTCAAGTTGTGACTGTTACATCTTATTAACTATTCTGATCCATGAGTTCATGGATTTACTTTCTTGGGAATTTTTTCTTGACAGTCCCTCTAGAGGATGCCCTTCTCTGACGAGTAGCAGCAGCTGTGGGGCGCACCAGGCTATAACAAGTGGCCAGCTCTTCTGGAACGTATCTGTAATTGTGTGTGTATGTTTGATCTGTACAGTTGAAGCAACAAGTATACCAATATTCCTAGGCTTCATTTTGCAATGATAGAGGCAGCATGCATGATGTACTGCAGGGTTTATTGATTCTTTCCATGGTTTTTATTGTGGTGGTGGTTGTTTTATTGTTACATACAGAAATGCGAAAGAAAACATCTTCTGGTACGAGTTCATCCAGTGCTGCAGCATGCTCCAGCTGCCTCTGCGCAAACGATGGGCCGAAACGGTTCACTGTGGGAAGGGGCTGTACGGCTCATTAGGCCAAAGTGGGCTCTCTATTTCTTTTGGGTTCGTTGTCTAtgttgtgaaaaaaaaattagattagtgatcaatttATTGTAATTAGATAATTAGTGATCAATAATGTAATTGGTAGTTATCTTTCATGAAGGGCCAACCCGAAAGGGCATATCCCTTCGGCCTTCTAATAGCTCTTTGGgcatatttaaaaataaatagtCTTCCACTAATCAATACAATCAATCAATTATTCTCTCAGTTCTTTCGCTCTCTCAATTCTACTTTCAACACATTATGAGACACGCATTGCTCTCTCATTGAGAGATCGGTCTTGTCACCAAGAACATGGGAACTTGAAGACAATCTCACCGGGAAGAACTCGTCGACTCGACACTGAGTCAAGATAAGGCAACAATAGAGGCCTCACTTCTCTTTTGGGTAAGAATGGATCTCAGAGACTTACGTttcttcaccatgaatgatggTTTCGTCGTCTTCCCCCTCGTCAGCCACCGTCGTTTCCTGTGCTTCCGAACTAATAGAGGTCGTCTCTTCAGAACCATGGCCGGCACCTCGCCGGACGTCGCCATCGTGGTCTGCACCAGGGCTGCACGCAGGGGCGCTCCTCCATACTTCCCCCACTGAAGAACCATCGGCTCCGGCGCCCTCGACGGTGGCGACCGTGACCGTACCTCCGGCCAACGTGACACCCGCCCCTTTCATCGGCCCAAATCCTTGGGCGTGTCGTAGACACCGACCGCCAGGCGGGAATCCAGTGCGGCACATGGCGTCCATGGGGCTCTCTTCCGACCAGTAAAGCGACGGACATGGCCGGTGCAGAGGGCACAAGGCGAAGGTGGTGCacgggaggagcaggggcgacGATGCCCGGGAGCGGTGCTGCAGCGGCGCAGCAGCATCGGCGTGCGGTGCACCAGCGCGAGgcaggcggcgatggcggcgtacCCAGGGGCAATCGGCGGCGGTTCCAGGGGAGGTAGTGGATTGAGCCCATGCTCGTATACAGGCCAATGAGGCCATGCCCAACCGAACCACTGGGCCTGGCTGCTAGTAGGCCTAACCGGGCCAACAGGCCAAAGCCAAGCCAAGCCGAGCACCCTCTTTCTCAAATGCATTTTCACAACGAGGCCCCCGAACTTATTCCTATTTACATGTTTAGAATCTTCAGTTCTGCATGTGCATATTTGAGGCCCTTGATTGTTCTGTTTTAGTACTCAGACTATTCTGAATTTGCATAATTGTTGTAATTAGGCTATCAAGTTTAGAAATTAACACCAATGTAATGTGAATATTATGATTACTGCAGTAATTGTACATTATGTGATCCGCAGATCTCacattggttatgcaaatataatTTTAGAACAATTTTTTCATGTGCTAGTTATTTCATTTGTATCattacaaatatatatatcttgATTTATATTCTACATCATGTAGAGATatgcaaaataaaaattaaGGTATATGAATCTGTAATTTTGGAAGAACACAAGGTAATTGAGACTAGGCATCGGCTGCAATAAATTCTTTAAGACCATGCTTTTAGGCAGCAAGTTACTTGCCCATTACTAAAGGTCTACATCTTATGATGATTACCTATAATGTGTATATCCAACGTATTCTATACAATTTGTATATGTTAAGACTATCAGTCATTTATTCCCCCAGAAatacaattaaaataattacaCTATTGAATCAATATACCTTAAATTATGATTCAAGAATCATCTTGATTTCATTATTTTGAATAAATTTGCACACAgataaattttagtttaccatAGTAAATTAATCATATACATGAACTTTCATGAAGGAAAAGGGCTCAGTTTAGTCAATAAGGATTTCACTCAGATGGTCACAACTATTTGACTTAGGCTACGGATATCAAAATAATGCCACCAGCCCATGTTTTAGACACAACAAAATTATGCAAGATCA carries:
- the LOC120712017 gene encoding purple acid phosphatase 23-like isoform X2, with product MVSPATPSAAAAGCWHCRRHLALPMSLLVPSCLALLLAEAAGIPTTLDGPFPPATRAFDRALRQGSDDVPLTDPRLAPRARPPAPEQIALAASADAGSLWVSWVTGRAQVGSDLTPLDPAAVRSEVWYGERSAAAAASYPRVATGSAEVYSQLYPYPGLLNYTSGAIHHVRLRGLCPATRYYYRCGDSSLSGGLSDERSFTTLPATGAGSYPRRVAVVGDLGLTGNSTATVDHLAQNDPSLVLMVGDMTYANQYRTTGGKGVPCFSCSFPDAPIRESYQPRWDGWGRFMEPITSKIPLMVIEGNHEIEPQGHGGEVTFASYLARFAVPSEESGSNTKFYYSFNAGGIHFIMLGAYVDYNRTGAQYSWLDKDLQRVDRRVTPWVVAAWHSPWYNSYSSHYQEFECMRQEMEDLLYRHRVDIVFSGHVHAYERMNRVFNYTLDPCGPLYITIGDGGNIEKIDIDHADDPGKCPSPGDNHPEFGGVCHLNFTSGPAKGKFCWDRQPEWSAYRESSFGHGILEVVNSTYALWTWHRNQDAYGENSLGDQIYIVRQPDKCLLQSTIPLEDALL
- the LOC120712017 gene encoding purple acid phosphatase 23-like isoform X3, encoding MVSPATPSAAAAGCWHCRRHLALPMSLLVPSCLALLLAEAAGIPTTLDGPFPPATRAFDRALRQGSDDVPLTDPRLAPRARPPAPEQIALAASADAGSLWVSWVTGRAQVGSDLTPLDPAAVRSEVWYGERSAAAAASYPRVATGSAEVYSQLYPYPGLLNYTSGAIHHVRLRGLCPATRYYYRCGDSSLSGGLSDERSFTTLPATGAGSYPRRVAVVGDLGLTGNSTATVDHLAQNDPSLVLMVGDMTYANQYRTTGGKGVPCFSCSFPDAPIRESYQPRWDGWGRFMEPITSKIPLMVIEGNHEIEPQGHGGEVTFASYLARFAVPSEESGSNTKFYYSFNAGGIHFIMLGAYVDYNRTGAQYSWLDKDLQRVDRRVTPWVVAAWHSPWYNSYSSHYQEFECMRQEMEDLLYRHRVDIVFSGHVHAYERMNRVFNYTLDPCGPLYITIGDGGNIEKIDIDHADDPGKCPSPGDNHPEFGGVCHLNFTSGPAKGKFCWDRQPEWSAYRESSFGHGILEVVNSTYALWTWHRNQDAYGENSLGDQIYIVRQPDKCLLQSTSASSLNW
- the LOC120712017 gene encoding purple acid phosphatase 23-like isoform X1; this encodes MVSPATPSAAAAGCWHCRRHLALPMSLLVPSCLALLLAEAAGIPTTLDGPFPPATRAFDRALRQGSDDVPLTDPRLAPRARPPAPEQIALAASADAGSLWVSWVTGRAQVGSDLTPLDPAAVRSEVWYGERSAAAAASYPRVATGSAEVYSQLYPYPGLLNYTSGAIHHVRLRGLCPATRYYYRCGDSSLSGGLSDERSFTTLPATGAGSYPRRVAVVGDLGLTGNSTATVDHLAQNDPSLVLMVGDMTYANQYRTTGGKGVPCFSCSFPDAPIRESYQPRWDGWGRFMEPITSKIPLMVIEGNHEIEPQGHGGEVTFASYLARFAVPSEESGSNTKFYYSFNAGGIHFIMLGAYVDYNRTGAQYSWLDKDLQRVDRRVTPWVVAAWHSPWYNSYSSHYQEFECMRQEMEDLLYRHRVDIVFSGHVHAYERMNRVFNYTLDPCGPLYITIGDGGNIEKIDIDHADDPGKCPSPGDNHPEFGGVCHLNFTSGPAKGKFCWDRQPEWSAYRESSFGHGILEVVNSTYALWTWHRNQDAYGENSLGDQIYIVRQPDKCLLQSTSASSLNCPSRGCPSLTSSSSCGAHQAITSGQLFWNVSVIVCVCLICTVEATSIPIFLGFILQ